From the Lepisosteus oculatus isolate fLepOcu1 chromosome 1, fLepOcu1.hap2, whole genome shotgun sequence genome, one window contains:
- the faim2b gene encoding fas apoptotic inhibitory molecule 2b isoform X1, producing MTQGKISVTNKPANGTEGGGAVPTAPPSYEEATAGDNKTGVSPPPPPSVPLHPSWAYVDPNSSPSYSSGGYHGDGEMLTEFSWDDKNIRRIFIRKVYTILMIQLLITVAIVALFTFCEPVRIYIQSNPGWYWASYAVFLVTYLTLSCCPGPRRQFPWNLILLAVFTLSLSYMTGMLSSYYNTKSVILCLGITALVCLSVTIFSFQTKFDFTSCQGVLFVLVMVLFFSSIILSIVLPFGYVPWLHGLYAVLGAILFTMFLAFDTQLLMGNRRYAMSPEEYIFGTLNIYLDIIYIFSFFLQLFGSQRE from the exons ATGACCCAGGGGAAG ATCTCGGTGACAAACAAGCCAGCCAAtgggacagagggaggaggggcTGTGCCCACAGCCCCACCCAGCTATGAGGAGGCAACAGCAGGAGACAACAAGACCGGGGTGTCGCCCCCACCCCCTCCCAGCGTCCCCCTGCACCCCAGCTGGGCTTACGTGGATCCCA ACTCCAGCCCTAGCTACAGCAGCGGCGGTTACCATGGTGACGGCGAGATGCTCACCGAGTTCAGCTGGGACGACAAGAACATCCGCCGCATTTTCATCCGGAAG gtCTACACGATCCTGATGATCCAGCTGCTGATCACCGTGGCCATCGTCGCCCTCTTCACCTTCTG TGAGCCAGTGAGGATCTATATTCAGTCCAACCCCGGCTGGTACTGGGCTTCCTA CGCAGTGTTCCTTGTCACCTACCTGACCCTGTCTTGCTGCCCGGGACCCAG GAGACAGTTTCCCTGGAATCTGATCCTGCTGGCTGTCTTT accctgtctctctcctataTGACAGGGATGCTGTCCAG CTACTACAACACCAAATCGGTGATACTGTGCCTGGGTATCACtgccctggtctgtctgtctgtaacCATCTTCAGCTTCCAGACCAAG TTTGACTTCACCTCGTGTCAGGGCGTGCTTTTTGTCCTGGTGATGGTGCTCTTCTTCAGCAGCATCATCCTCTCCATTGTCCTCCCCTTTGGATAT GTGCCCTGGCTGCATGGGCTCTACGCTGTGCTGGGAGCCATACTCTTCACAATG TTCTTGGCATTTGACACCCAGCTGCTGATGGGAAACCGGCGCTATGCTATGAGCCCTGAGGAGTACATATTTGGGACGCTCAACATTTACCTGGACATCATCTATATCTTCAGCTTCTTTTTGCAGCTGTTCGGCTCTCAAAGGGAGTGA
- the faim2b gene encoding fas apoptotic inhibitory molecule 2b isoform X2 yields MTQGKISVTNKPANGTEGGGAVPTAPPSYEEATAGDNKTGVSPPPPPSVPLHPSWAYVDPNSSPSYSSGGYHGDGEMLTEFSWDDKNIRRIFIRKVYTILMIQLLITVAIVALFTFCEPVRIYIQSNPGWYWASYAVFLVTYLTLSCCPGPRRQFPWNLILLAVFTLSMASMMAFVSSYYNTKSVILCLGITALVCLSVTIFSFQTKFDFTSCQGVLFVLVMVLFFSSIILSIVLPFGYVPWLHGLYAVLGAILFTMFLAFDTQLLMGNRRYAMSPEEYIFGTLNIYLDIIYIFSFFLQLFGSQRE; encoded by the exons ATGACCCAGGGGAAG ATCTCGGTGACAAACAAGCCAGCCAAtgggacagagggaggaggggcTGTGCCCACAGCCCCACCCAGCTATGAGGAGGCAACAGCAGGAGACAACAAGACCGGGGTGTCGCCCCCACCCCCTCCCAGCGTCCCCCTGCACCCCAGCTGGGCTTACGTGGATCCCA ACTCCAGCCCTAGCTACAGCAGCGGCGGTTACCATGGTGACGGCGAGATGCTCACCGAGTTCAGCTGGGACGACAAGAACATCCGCCGCATTTTCATCCGGAAG gtCTACACGATCCTGATGATCCAGCTGCTGATCACCGTGGCCATCGTCGCCCTCTTCACCTTCTG TGAGCCAGTGAGGATCTATATTCAGTCCAACCCCGGCTGGTACTGGGCTTCCTA CGCAGTGTTCCTTGTCACCTACCTGACCCTGTCTTGCTGCCCGGGACCCAG GAGACAGTTTCCCTGGAATCTGATCCTGCTGGCTGTCTTT ACTCTCAGCATGGCCAGCATGATGGCCTTCGTGTCCAG CTACTACAACACCAAATCGGTGATACTGTGCCTGGGTATCACtgccctggtctgtctgtctgtaacCATCTTCAGCTTCCAGACCAAG TTTGACTTCACCTCGTGTCAGGGCGTGCTTTTTGTCCTGGTGATGGTGCTCTTCTTCAGCAGCATCATCCTCTCCATTGTCCTCCCCTTTGGATAT GTGCCCTGGCTGCATGGGCTCTACGCTGTGCTGGGAGCCATACTCTTCACAATG TTCTTGGCATTTGACACCCAGCTGCTGATGGGAAACCGGCGCTATGCTATGAGCCCTGAGGAGTACATATTTGGGACGCTCAACATTTACCTGGACATCATCTATATCTTCAGCTTCTTTTTGCAGCTGTTCGGCTCTCAAAGGGAGTGA
- the mfsd5 gene encoding molybdate-anion transporter, with protein sequence MLVTAYLSFLVLLALCLGLELSACRAQPRQAAHAANPVFRSFQTLFLRGYLLALWADWLQGPYLYKLYRHYNFLESQIAILYVFGLASCILFAPVASWLPLALGRRRTCLLFCAAYAACCLTKLSRDYFVLILGRVLGGLSTSLLATAFEAWYVQRHLEAHDFPREWIPATFSRAATWNHGLAVAAGLVANLLAEWLGWGPVAPFLAAVPALGLCGWVVLHEWGREEAEGGEGRGALAGSLQPPTSSLSPPPPPLPLPGRARFWRGCLEGLRCLLADRRVLLLGGVQAAFESVLYIFVFLWTPVLDPHGPPLGIVFSCFMAASMAGSSLYRLATSARYRLQPVHLLCLAVLTAFFALFMLTFSTAPGQARPRESFLAFLLLELACGLYFPAVGFLQGRVIPEERRAGVLAWFRLPLHLLACLGLLALHGEVSAPGGEGEAGGGTRHMFAGCAGMMLAALLAGVSLFTLGRQDAQLRLEGGGPAEGGRGEGEL encoded by the coding sequence ATGCTGGTCACCGCCTACCTGTCATTCCTGGTGCTGCTGGCCCTCTGCCTGGGCCTGGAGCTCAGCGCCTGCCGCGCCCAGCCCCGCCAGGCCGCCCACGCCGCCAACCCCGTCTTCCGCAGCTTTCAGACGCTCTTCCTGCGCGGCTACCTGCTGGCGCTCTGGGCCGACTGGCTGCAGGGGCCCTACCTCTACAAGCTGTACCGCCACTACAACTTCCTGGAGTCGCAGATCGCCATCCTGTACGTGTTCGGGCTGGCCTCCTGCATCCTGTTCGCGCCGGTGGCCAGCTGGCTCCCCCTGGCGCTGGGCCGCCGCCGCACCTGCCTGCTGTTCTGCGCGGCCTACGCGGCCTGCTGCCTCACCAAGCTGTCGCGCGACTACTTTGTACTGATCCTGGGCCGCGTCCTGGGGGGGCTCTCCACCTCCCTGCTGGCCACGGCTTTTGAGGCCTGGTACGTCCAGCGCCACCTCGAGGCCCACGACTTCCCCCGCGAGTGGATCCCCGCCACCTTCTCCCGGGCCGCCACCTGGAACCACGGCCTGGCGGTGGCGGCGGGCCTGGTGGCCAACCTGCTGGCGGAGTGGCTGGGCTGGGGGCCGGTGGCGCCCTTCCTGGCGGCCGTGCCCGCTCTGGGCCTGTGCGGCTGGGTGGTGCTGCACGAGTGGGGCAGGGAGGAGGCGGAGGGGGGCGAGGGCCGGGGGGCGCTGGCGGGCTCTCTGCAGCCCCCgacctcctccctctctcctcctccacctCCGCTTCCCCTGCCTGGCCGGGCCCGGTTCTGGCGGGGCTGCCTGGAGGGGCTGCGCTGCCTGCTGGCGGACCGGCGCGTGCTGCTGCTGGGCGGGGTGCAGGCGGCCTTCGAGAGCGTGCTCTACATCTTCGTCTTCCTCTGGACGCCCGTCCTGGACCCCCACGGCCCCCCCCTGGGCATCGTCTTCTCCTGCTTCATGGCCGCCAGCATGGCCGGCTCCTCCCTGTACCGCCTGGCTACCTCGGCCCGCTACCGGCTGCAGCCCGTGCACCTGCTGTGCCTGGCGGTCCTGACCGCCTTCTTCGCCCTCTTCATGCTGACCTTCTCCACCGCCCCCGGGCAGGCCCGGCCCCGCGAGTCCTTCCTGGCCTTCCTGCTGCTGGAGCTGGCCTGCGGCCTCTACTTCCCGGCCGTGGGCTTCCTGCAGGGGCGGGTCATCCCCGAGGAGCGGCGGGCGGGGGTGCTGGCCTGGTTCCGGCTGCCCCTGCACCTCCTGGCCTGCCTGGGCCTGCTGGCGCTGCACGGGGAGGTGTCGGCGCCCGGCGGGGAGGGCGAGGCGGGCGGCGGCACGCGCCACATGTTCGCAGGCTGCGCGGGCATGATGCTCGCCGCCCTGCTGGCCGGGGTGAGCCTCTTCACCCTGGGCCGGCAGGATGCCCAGCTCCGCCTGGAGGGCGGGGGACCCGCTGAAGGGGGCCGGGGGGAAGGGGAGCTCTGA
- the nr1d4a gene encoding nuclear receptor subfamily 1, group D, member 4a isoform X2, producing the protein MVLVGSAYGGVILYAGSSGSASPSPGSPSSGYQTQSPSSQPSSPEEVTFTEIGALKQRGGTPSSPKLVFQFPEVAAPTAPHQHAHPHSHPPGAKKPCGVTGTFTKTGGMVLLCKVCGDIASGFHYGVHACEGCKGFFRRSIQQNIHYKMCVKNESCLIMRMNRNRCQHCRFRKCLSVGMSRDAVRFGRIPKREKQRLLDEMQSYMNSLNESASMEIDCSPPEAPPSPGESQSEEAIGAISRAYRDIFVSGQDRLGRRGTTQSSSSSSNNNHSPVFQNSPRPESSHPHAHHQGYPSYPTSFQTAAHRCPMAPRDPNPALPFVDNSRYGYQPSTSSNQSQCPSGVGPPPPTYPTNYNGYPLAETVGQSSCPWRIGGGAKVLACPLNACPVAPAGLSSQQVWESFSQCFTPAVREVVEFAKSIPGFQSLSQQDQVMLLKAGTFQVLMVRFSSLFNPKERTVTFLNGQTYPLSALRALGMGVLLDAMFEFSEKLGALGLEADEMALFMAVVLVSADRSGIVDVAAVEQLQEGLIRALRTLVTRRHPQDTALFPKLLLRLPDLRTLNNQHSDKLLAFRIDP; encoded by the exons gCGGAGTGATTCTGTATGCTGGCTCCTCCGGCAGCGCCAGCCCCAGCCCTGGCAGCCCGTCCAGCGGGTACCAGACCCAGTCGCCATCCTCCCAGCCCTCCTCCCCCGAGGAGGTGACCTTCACCGAGATCGGCGCCCTGAAGCAGAGGGGAGGGACCCCCTCGTCCCCGAAACTGGTCTTCCAGTTCCCCGAGGTGGCCGCCCCCACTGCCCCCCACCAGCACGCCCACCCCCACTCGCACCCGCCTGGTGCCAAGAAGCCCTGTGGAGTGACCGGCACCTTCACCA AGACGGGAGGCATGGTGCTGCTGTGCAAGGTGTGTGGGGACATCGCCTCGGGGTTCCACTACGGCGTGCACGCCTGCGAGGGCTGCAAG GGCTTCTTCCGGCGCAGCATCCAGCAGAACATCCACTACAAGATGTGCGTGAAGAACGAGAGCTGCCTCATCATGCGCATGAACCGCAACCGCTGCCAGCACTGCCGCTTCAGGAAGTGCCTGTCCGTGGGCATGTCCCGGGACG CTGTGCGTTTTGGGCGGATCCCCAAACGTGAGAAGCAGAGGCTATTGGACGAAATGCAGAGCTACATGAACAGCCTCAACGAATCGGCTTCAATGGAGATCGACTGCTCCCCACCGGAGGCCCCGCCCAGCCCGGGGGAGAGCCAATCAGAGGAGGCCATCGGCGCCATCTCCAGGGCATACCGGGACATCTTTGTGAGCGGACAGGACCGGCTAGGGAGGAGGGGCACCACccaaagcagcagcagcagcagcaacaacaaccaCTCCCCCGTCTTCCAAAATAGCCCCCGTCCCGAGTCAAGCCACCCCCACGCCCACCACCAAGGGTACCCCTCGTACCCCACCTCTTTCCAAACAGCTGCCCACCGATGTCCCATGGCGCCACGTGACCCCAACCCTGCTCTCCCATTTGTCGACAACAGTCGCTATGGCTACCAGCCCTCCACTTCCTCCAATCAGAGCCAGTGCCCATCAGGTGTGGGCCCGCCCCCTCCCACCTACCCTACTAACTACAACGGCTACCCACTGGCTGAGACTGTGGGTCAGAGTTCGTGCCCCTGGAGGATTGGCGGTGGTGCCAAAGTGCTG GCGTGCCCTCTCAACGCGTGTCCTGTGGCGCCAGCCGGACTGTCCAGCCAGCAGGTGTGGGAGTCGTTCTCCCAGTGCTTCACGCCGGCCGTGCGGGAGGTGGTGGAGTTTGCCAAGAGCATCCCGGGTTTCCAGAGCCTCagccagcaggaccaggtcatgcTGCTGAAGGCCGGCACCTTCCAG GTGCTGATGGTGCGGTTCTCCTCCCTGTTCAACCCCAAGGAGAGGACAGTGACGTTCCTGAACGGGCAGACGTACCCTCTGTCCGCGCTGCGGGCGCTGGGCATGGGTGTGCTGCTGGACGCTATGTTTGAGTTCAGTGAGAAACTGGGCGCCCTGGGGCTGGAGGCAGATGAGATGGCTCTCTTCATGGCCGTGGTGCTGGTCTCTGCTG ACCGCTCAGGGATCGTGGACGTGGCCGCGGTGGAGCAGCTGCAGGAGGGCCTGATCCGCGCCCTGCGCACGCTGGTGACGCGGCGCCACCCGCAGGACACCGCGCTCTTCCCCAAGCTGCTGCTGCGGCTGCCCGACCTCCGCACCCTCAACAACCAGCACTCCGACAAGCTGCTCGCCTTCCGCATCGACCCCTGA
- the nr1d4a gene encoding nuclear receptor subfamily 1, group D, member 4a isoform X1: MDNSPGGVILYAGSSGSASPSPGSPSSGYQTQSPSSQPSSPEEVTFTEIGALKQRGGTPSSPKLVFQFPEVAAPTAPHQHAHPHSHPPGAKKPCGVTGTFTKTGGMVLLCKVCGDIASGFHYGVHACEGCKGFFRRSIQQNIHYKMCVKNESCLIMRMNRNRCQHCRFRKCLSVGMSRDAVRFGRIPKREKQRLLDEMQSYMNSLNESASMEIDCSPPEAPPSPGESQSEEAIGAISRAYRDIFVSGQDRLGRRGTTQSSSSSSNNNHSPVFQNSPRPESSHPHAHHQGYPSYPTSFQTAAHRCPMAPRDPNPALPFVDNSRYGYQPSTSSNQSQCPSGVGPPPPTYPTNYNGYPLAETVGQSSCPWRIGGGAKVLACPLNACPVAPAGLSSQQVWESFSQCFTPAVREVVEFAKSIPGFQSLSQQDQVMLLKAGTFQVLMVRFSSLFNPKERTVTFLNGQTYPLSALRALGMGVLLDAMFEFSEKLGALGLEADEMALFMAVVLVSADRSGIVDVAAVEQLQEGLIRALRTLVTRRHPQDTALFPKLLLRLPDLRTLNNQHSDKLLAFRIDP; the protein is encoded by the exons gCGGAGTGATTCTGTATGCTGGCTCCTCCGGCAGCGCCAGCCCCAGCCCTGGCAGCCCGTCCAGCGGGTACCAGACCCAGTCGCCATCCTCCCAGCCCTCCTCCCCCGAGGAGGTGACCTTCACCGAGATCGGCGCCCTGAAGCAGAGGGGAGGGACCCCCTCGTCCCCGAAACTGGTCTTCCAGTTCCCCGAGGTGGCCGCCCCCACTGCCCCCCACCAGCACGCCCACCCCCACTCGCACCCGCCTGGTGCCAAGAAGCCCTGTGGAGTGACCGGCACCTTCACCA AGACGGGAGGCATGGTGCTGCTGTGCAAGGTGTGTGGGGACATCGCCTCGGGGTTCCACTACGGCGTGCACGCCTGCGAGGGCTGCAAG GGCTTCTTCCGGCGCAGCATCCAGCAGAACATCCACTACAAGATGTGCGTGAAGAACGAGAGCTGCCTCATCATGCGCATGAACCGCAACCGCTGCCAGCACTGCCGCTTCAGGAAGTGCCTGTCCGTGGGCATGTCCCGGGACG CTGTGCGTTTTGGGCGGATCCCCAAACGTGAGAAGCAGAGGCTATTGGACGAAATGCAGAGCTACATGAACAGCCTCAACGAATCGGCTTCAATGGAGATCGACTGCTCCCCACCGGAGGCCCCGCCCAGCCCGGGGGAGAGCCAATCAGAGGAGGCCATCGGCGCCATCTCCAGGGCATACCGGGACATCTTTGTGAGCGGACAGGACCGGCTAGGGAGGAGGGGCACCACccaaagcagcagcagcagcagcaacaacaaccaCTCCCCCGTCTTCCAAAATAGCCCCCGTCCCGAGTCAAGCCACCCCCACGCCCACCACCAAGGGTACCCCTCGTACCCCACCTCTTTCCAAACAGCTGCCCACCGATGTCCCATGGCGCCACGTGACCCCAACCCTGCTCTCCCATTTGTCGACAACAGTCGCTATGGCTACCAGCCCTCCACTTCCTCCAATCAGAGCCAGTGCCCATCAGGTGTGGGCCCGCCCCCTCCCACCTACCCTACTAACTACAACGGCTACCCACTGGCTGAGACTGTGGGTCAGAGTTCGTGCCCCTGGAGGATTGGCGGTGGTGCCAAAGTGCTG GCGTGCCCTCTCAACGCGTGTCCTGTGGCGCCAGCCGGACTGTCCAGCCAGCAGGTGTGGGAGTCGTTCTCCCAGTGCTTCACGCCGGCCGTGCGGGAGGTGGTGGAGTTTGCCAAGAGCATCCCGGGTTTCCAGAGCCTCagccagcaggaccaggtcatgcTGCTGAAGGCCGGCACCTTCCAG GTGCTGATGGTGCGGTTCTCCTCCCTGTTCAACCCCAAGGAGAGGACAGTGACGTTCCTGAACGGGCAGACGTACCCTCTGTCCGCGCTGCGGGCGCTGGGCATGGGTGTGCTGCTGGACGCTATGTTTGAGTTCAGTGAGAAACTGGGCGCCCTGGGGCTGGAGGCAGATGAGATGGCTCTCTTCATGGCCGTGGTGCTGGTCTCTGCTG ACCGCTCAGGGATCGTGGACGTGGCCGCGGTGGAGCAGCTGCAGGAGGGCCTGATCCGCGCCCTGCGCACGCTGGTGACGCGGCGCCACCCGCAGGACACCGCGCTCTTCCCCAAGCTGCTGCTGCGGCTGCCCGACCTCCGCACCCTCAACAACCAGCACTCCGACAAGCTGCTCGCCTTCCGCATCGACCCCTGA